The following are from one region of the Phycisphaeraceae bacterium genome:
- a CDS encoding DNA-directed RNA polymerase subunit alpha, with protein sequence MRVRWRGLELPSRVSKDSKLDHPNFGRFVIEPFERGFGTTIGNSLRRILLSSIEGAAITSVKIRGAEHEFSSIRGVTEDVTDIILNVKDLVVALESDEPKTMKLAATGPGEVTADLIEADTSITILNKDHVIATLTDEVDFEMEFTVQNGRGYVPASEQYAKQEEQEIGRIPLDAIYSPVQRVRFKVEDTRVGQRTNYDKLVLDIWTNGTITPEMALVEAAKILRKHLNPFVQYFDLGDQRVSHEAAAAAAVDEELIRKLMMPVADLDLSVRASNCLESAKINTVGELVTKTEAELLKVRSFGKTSLREVKRKLADLNMDLGMELPEGVVVGSGA encoded by the coding sequence ATGCGCGTTCGCTGGCGCGGCCTCGAGCTTCCCTCTCGCGTCTCCAAGGATTCGAAGCTGGACCACCCGAACTTCGGGCGGTTTGTCATTGAGCCCTTCGAGCGCGGCTTCGGCACGACCATCGGCAACTCGCTCCGGCGCATCCTGCTGTCGAGCATCGAGGGCGCGGCGATCACCTCCGTCAAGATCCGCGGCGCGGAGCACGAGTTCTCGTCGATCCGGGGCGTCACCGAGGATGTCACCGACATCATCCTGAACGTCAAGGACCTGGTCGTCGCCCTCGAGAGCGACGAGCCCAAGACGATGAAGCTCGCCGCGACCGGCCCGGGCGAGGTCACTGCCGACCTGATCGAGGCCGACACCTCGATCACGATCCTGAACAAGGACCACGTGATCGCGACGCTGACCGACGAGGTGGACTTCGAGATGGAGTTCACCGTGCAGAACGGTCGCGGGTATGTCCCGGCGTCCGAGCAGTACGCGAAGCAGGAGGAGCAGGAGATCGGGCGCATCCCGCTCGACGCGATCTACTCCCCGGTGCAGCGCGTTCGGTTCAAGGTCGAGGACACGCGCGTCGGGCAGCGCACGAACTACGACAAGCTGGTCCTGGACATCTGGACCAACGGCACGATCACGCCCGAGATGGCGCTGGTCGAGGCGGCGAAGATCCTTCGCAAGCACCTCAACCCGTTCGTGCAGTACTTCGACCTGGGCGACCAGCGCGTCTCGCACGAGGCCGCCGCCGCCGCCGCGGTCGACGAGGAACTGATCCGCAAGCTGATGATGCCCGTCGCGGACCTGGACCTCTCGGTGCGCGCGAGCAACTGCCTCGAGTCGGCGAAGATCAACACGGTCGGAGAGCTGGTCACCAAGACCGAGGCGGAGCTGCTGAAGGTCCGCTCGTTCGGCAAGACCTCGCTTCGCGAGGTGAAGCGCAAGCTCGCCGACCTGAACATGGACCTGGGTATGGAACTCCCCGAGGGCGTCGTGGTCGGTTCGGGCGCGTAA
- the rpsK gene encoding 30S ribosomal protein S11, translating to MAKKTKKVRRNVVRGIAFVKATFNNTIVTITDTNGEALAWDSAGTIGFKGARKSTPFAATRAAETVAGKVRKMGMMEVEVRIKGAGSGREAAVNGLAGSGLKVTAMEDHTPVPHNGCRPRKKRRV from the coding sequence ATGGCGAAGAAGACCAAGAAAGTCCGTCGCAACGTGGTGCGCGGCATCGCCTTTGTGAAGGCGACCTTCAACAACACGATCGTGACCATCACCGACACCAACGGCGAGGCGCTCGCGTGGGACTCGGCCGGCACGATCGGCTTCAAGGGCGCTCGCAAGAGCACCCCCTTCGCCGCGACCCGCGCCGCGGAGACCGTCGCGGGCAAGGTCCGCAAGATGGGCATGATGGAGGTCGAGGTTCGGATCAAGGGCGCCGGCTCCGGTCGCGAGGCCGCGGTCAACGGCCTGGCCGGCTCGGGCCTGAAGGTGACGGCGATGGAGGACCACACGCCGGTCCCCCACAACGGATGCCGCCCGCGCAAGAAGCGCCGCGTGTAA
- the rpsM gene encoding 30S ribosomal protein S13 has product MPRIAGVDIPDRKQVRYSLRYIHGIGPKIADDILAALEIDPTTKAGDLTEQQVSSIANLIDQEFLVEGGLRRQVSQNIQRLKEIRSYRGDRHRRGLPCRGQRTKTNARTRKGKRKTVAGKKGVKAK; this is encoded by the coding sequence ATGCCCCGTATCGCCGGTGTTGACATCCCCGATCGCAAGCAGGTGCGTTACAGCCTGCGCTACATCCACGGCATCGGTCCCAAGATCGCCGACGACATCCTCGCGGCGCTCGAGATCGATCCGACCACCAAGGCCGGCGACCTCACCGAGCAGCAGGTGTCGTCGATCGCGAACCTCATCGACCAGGAGTTCCTGGTGGAGGGCGGTCTGCGTCGCCAGGTGTCGCAGAACATCCAGCGTCTCAAGGAAATCCGCTCGTACCGCGGCGATCGTCATCGTCGCGGGCTTCCCTGCCGCGGGCAGCGCACCAAGACCAACGCGCGTACGCGCAAGGGCAAGCGCAAGACCGTCGCGGGCAAGAAGGGCGTCAAGGCCAAGTAA
- the rpmJ gene encoding 50S ribosomal protein L36 codes for MKVKSSVKQICGSCKVVRRKGKVRVICSADPKHKQVQG; via the coding sequence ATGAAAGTCAAGTCAAGCGTCAAGCAGATCTGTGGTTCGTGCAAGGTCGTGCGCCGCAAGGGCAAGGTCCGCGTGATCTGCTCGGCTGATCCGAAGCACAAGCAGGTCCAGGGCTGA
- the infA gene encoding translation initiation factor IF-1: MPKQDDKLTLEAEVVEALPNAMFKVRLPNEVEVLAYVSGKMRQHYIRILPGDRVTVELSPYDLTKARITYRH; encoded by the coding sequence ATGCCGAAGCAGGACGACAAACTCACGCTCGAAGCCGAAGTGGTGGAAGCGCTCCCGAACGCGATGTTCAAGGTGCGACTCCCCAACGAGGTTGAGGTGCTGGCCTACGTATCCGGGAAGATGCGCCAGCACTACATCCGAATCCTCCCCGGGGATCGGGTGACGGTCGAGCTGAGCCCCTATGACCTGACGAAGGCGCGCATCACCTACCGACACTGA
- the secY gene encoding preprotein translocase subunit SecY, which translates to MQAFANIFKVPDLRNRILFTLGMIAVYRIGFWIPIPGVDQSALGEFIQAQQEAGGAVGRLAAFVGIFSGGSFSQSTIFGLGVMPYITAAIILQLFGSVSPKIKKLQQEGPSGRQKILEWTRYLTVALCIVQAIGWLSFLTSSGQGLVYLEWGRNPLWWVTSVTAMTAGTVFLMWLGEQIDKHGIGNGISLIITAGILAGMPNAVRWVITNFEPQNPDKLGWMGVFALAGGFVFVVAGAILITVAQRRIPVQAAKHTRGRKVFGGQRSYLPLKINHGGVMPLIFATSLMIFPSVAFGYLSESARQMQSPMWWQDTARFLARNFQMGEYPYVVVEVALIFFFSYFWTTVQFNPEDMSKQLRDSGTFIPGIRPGPRTAEYLETVMERVTYVGAAFLSVIAVIPIMVMTSLKVPFFVAAFLGGTGLLIVVAVGLDLIQRIEANLMMRNYSGFLGGDDGKGPKVRGARFG; encoded by the coding sequence CTGCAGGCGTTCGCCAACATCTTCAAGGTCCCCGACCTGCGCAACCGCATCCTCTTCACCCTGGGGATGATCGCGGTCTATCGCATCGGGTTCTGGATCCCAATCCCGGGCGTCGACCAGTCGGCGCTGGGAGAGTTCATCCAGGCCCAGCAGGAGGCCGGCGGCGCCGTCGGTCGCCTCGCGGCGTTCGTCGGCATCTTCTCGGGCGGGTCGTTCAGCCAGTCGACGATCTTCGGTCTGGGCGTGATGCCCTACATCACGGCGGCGATCATCCTGCAGCTCTTCGGCTCGGTGTCTCCGAAGATCAAGAAGCTGCAGCAGGAGGGGCCCTCGGGTCGTCAGAAGATCCTCGAGTGGACGCGATACCTGACCGTGGCGCTGTGCATCGTGCAGGCGATCGGCTGGCTCTCGTTCCTCACCTCGTCCGGGCAGGGCCTGGTCTACCTGGAGTGGGGCCGCAACCCGCTGTGGTGGGTCACGAGCGTGACGGCGATGACCGCCGGCACCGTGTTCCTGATGTGGCTGGGCGAGCAGATCGACAAGCACGGCATCGGCAACGGGATCTCGCTGATCATCACGGCGGGCATCCTCGCCGGCATGCCCAACGCGGTGCGCTGGGTCATCACGAACTTCGAGCCCCAGAACCCCGACAAGCTCGGGTGGATGGGCGTGTTCGCGCTGGCCGGCGGGTTCGTGTTCGTCGTGGCCGGGGCGATCCTGATCACGGTCGCGCAGCGGCGCATCCCGGTGCAGGCTGCCAAGCACACCCGAGGGCGCAAGGTGTTCGGCGGGCAGCGCTCGTACCTTCCCCTGAAGATCAACCACGGCGGCGTGATGCCCCTGATCTTCGCGACATCGCTGATGATTTTCCCGTCGGTCGCGTTCGGCTATCTGTCCGAGAGCGCCCGCCAGATGCAGTCGCCGATGTGGTGGCAGGACACGGCCCGGTTCCTGGCCCGCAACTTCCAGATGGGCGAGTACCCCTACGTGGTGGTCGAGGTCGCGCTGATCTTCTTCTTCTCGTACTTCTGGACGACCGTCCAGTTCAACCCCGAGGACATGTCGAAGCAGCTGCGCGACAGCGGGACCTTCATCCCGGGCATCCGCCCCGGGCCCAGGACCGCGGAGTACCTCGAGACCGTGATGGAGCGCGTGACCTATGTCGGCGCGGCGTTCCTCTCGGTGATCGCGGTGATCCCGATCATGGTGATGACCTCGCTCAAGGTGCCGTTCTTCGTGGCGGCGTTCCTGGGCGGGACGGGCCTGCTGATCGTGGTCGCGGTCGGTCTGGACCTGATCCAGCGGATCGAGGCGAACCTGATGATGCGGAACTACTCGGGGTTCCTGGGCGGCGACGACGGGAAGGGCCCGAAGGTCCGGGGGGCACGGTTCGGGTGA
- the rplO gene encoding 50S ribosomal protein L15 has translation MMIHEITVLAGKYKSRKRVGRGPGSGTGKTSGKGHKGAQSRTGFSRRAASEGGQMPYFRRIPKRGFSNANYRTEFWIVNLGDIVGHPDFAKGGEINAAALIKAGLIRDEKRPLKILGDLKKTEKLGVKFSVNAERVSKSAREHIEQAGGTVTEIGTRRDRIRGIDRQSDDLTPKNLTKKLRRGKAKKKGAPVAAAESTEE, from the coding sequence ATGATGATCCACGAGATCACGGTTCTGGCCGGGAAGTACAAGTCTCGCAAGCGCGTGGGCCGCGGCCCCGGCTCGGGCACGGGCAAGACCTCGGGCAAGGGCCACAAGGGCGCCCAGTCGCGCACCGGCTTCTCCCGGCGCGCCGCGTCCGAGGGCGGCCAGATGCCCTACTTCCGGCGCATCCCCAAGCGCGGCTTCTCCAACGCCAACTATCGCACCGAGTTCTGGATCGTGAACCTGGGCGACATCGTGGGCCACCCCGACTTCGCGAAGGGCGGCGAGATCAACGCCGCGGCGCTGATCAAGGCGGGCCTGATCCGCGACGAGAAGCGTCCGCTCAAGATCCTGGGCGACCTCAAGAAGACCGAGAAGCTCGGCGTGAAGTTCAGCGTCAACGCGGAGCGCGTCTCCAAGTCGGCGCGCGAGCACATCGAGCAGGCCGGCGGGACCGTCACCGAGATCGGCACGCGTCGCGACCGCATCCGCGGCATCGACCGACAGTCCGACGACCTGACTCCCAAGAACCTGACCAAGAAACTCCGTCGAGGCAAGGCCAAGAAGAAGGGCGCGCCCGTCGCGGCCGCTGAATCGACCGAGGAATGA
- the rpsE gene encoding 30S ribosomal protein S5, with protein sequence MAELLDEASHLESTTINVSRTAATVKGGRRFSFNALVVVGDRRGRVGYGYGKANEVPPAIEKAQKEAKKDMQKVELFGGTIPHQVQGRFGASQVRLIPASPGTGVVAGAAVRAVLEMVGVTDCLTKSFGSTNPQNIIKATFAALEQLQPKEAFAALRGVDIGDTEVEQKVEKGKAFMRTSSFGTAEKAKAPVNTVGQDRRGGPGGRGGRGGRPGGPGGGRGRRPEGDGAPAGESGGGDAPAASN encoded by the coding sequence ATGGCCGAGCTGCTCGACGAAGCCTCTCATCTTGAAAGCACCACCATCAACGTGTCGCGCACCGCCGCGACCGTGAAGGGTGGTCGCCGATTCTCCTTCAACGCGCTGGTCGTCGTGGGCGATCGACGCGGGCGCGTTGGCTACGGCTACGGCAAGGCCAACGAGGTTCCCCCTGCGATCGAGAAGGCGCAGAAGGAAGCCAAGAAGGACATGCAGAAGGTCGAACTCTTCGGAGGCACGATCCCTCACCAGGTCCAGGGTCGCTTCGGCGCGTCGCAGGTCCGCCTGATCCCGGCGTCGCCGGGTACGGGCGTGGTCGCCGGCGCCGCCGTCCGCGCGGTCCTCGAGATGGTGGGCGTGACCGACTGCCTGACCAAGTCCTTCGGGTCGACCAACCCCCAGAACATCATCAAGGCCACCTTCGCGGCCCTCGAGCAGCTGCAGCCCAAGGAGGCCTTCGCGGCGCTCCGTGGCGTCGACATCGGCGACACCGAGGTCGAGCAGAAGGTCGAGAAGGGCAAGGCCTTCATGCGCACCTCGTCGTTCGGCACCGCTGAGAAGGCCAAGGCCCCGGTCAACACCGTCGGCCAGGACCGGCGCGGCGGGCCGGGCGGTCGCGGCGGTCGCGGCGGTCGACCGGGCGGGCCCGGCGGCGGTCGCGGCAGGCGACCCGAGGGCGACGGCGCCCCGGCCGGCGAGTCCGGCGGCGGCGACGCCCCGGCCGCGTCGAACTGA
- the rplR gene encoding 50S ribosomal protein L18 — protein MNANKAKTLRRTRRRMGMRKRIRGTPDRPRLSVFKSLNHIYVQVIDDLAGKTLAAACSADLGEGAKTGNIEASKAVGKIVAERAKAAGVTSVVFDRGGFKYHGRVKALADAAREGGLQF, from the coding sequence ATGAACGCGAACAAGGCCAAGACACTCCGACGCACCCGCCGACGGATGGGCATGCGCAAGCGCATCCGCGGGACGCCCGACCGTCCCCGGCTGAGCGTGTTCAAGTCGCTCAACCACATCTACGTCCAGGTCATCGACGACCTGGCCGGCAAGACGCTGGCGGCGGCGTGCTCCGCCGACTTGGGCGAGGGCGCCAAGACCGGCAACATCGAGGCCTCCAAGGCGGTCGGCAAGATCGTCGCGGAGCGCGCGAAGGCCGCCGGGGTGACCTCGGTTGTCTTCGACCGCGGCGGGTTCAAGTATCACGGGCGCGTCAAGGCGCTCGCCGACGCGGCCCGCGAGGGCGGGCTCCAGTTCTGA
- the rplF gene encoding 50S ribosomal protein L6, with the protein MSRIGKKPVAIPAGVSVKVLPERKITVESSGKKLEMTHRPEVSVVVDDAAKSVVIAIDEKDHDNREVRAYWGSTRAHINNMVAGVTKGYEKVLEVNGVGWGATLAGNKLNLKLGYANILTKMIPAGVNVAVEKNQIKISGPDKQAVGQFAAEVRALRKPEPYNGKGIKYLEEVIKRKEGKAFGS; encoded by the coding sequence ATGTCCCGCATCGGCAAGAAGCCCGTCGCCATCCCGGCTGGTGTCAGCGTCAAGGTGCTGCCCGAGCGCAAGATCACCGTCGAGAGCTCCGGCAAGAAGCTCGAGATGACCCATCGCCCCGAGGTCTCCGTCGTCGTCGATGACGCCGCCAAGTCGGTGGTGATCGCGATCGACGAGAAGGACCACGACAACCGCGAGGTCCGCGCGTACTGGGGCTCGACCCGCGCGCACATCAACAACATGGTCGCCGGCGTGACGAAGGGCTACGAGAAGGTCCTCGAGGTCAACGGCGTCGGCTGGGGCGCGACGCTGGCCGGCAACAAGCTGAACCTGAAGCTTGGCTACGCGAACATCCTGACCAAGATGATCCCCGCCGGCGTGAACGTCGCGGTGGAGAAGAACCAGATCAAGATCTCGGGGCCGGACAAGCAGGCGGTCGGCCAGTTCGCCGCCGAGGTCCGCGCCCTGCGCAAGCCCGAGCCGTACAACGGCAAGGGCATCAAGTATCTCGAAGAGGTCATCAAGCGCAAGGAAGGCAAGGCCTTCGGCTCCTGA
- the rpsH gene encoding 30S ribosomal protein S8, translating into MALSDPIADMLTRIRNGLRGRKKTVMCLNSKVNRGIADVLRDEGYIEGYEAVEDATGQGQIRVKLKYGPTGETVLNSLTRESKPGRRVYKGVDDLPRPLQGLGICIVSTSRGVMSDRKCRQERVGGEVLCVVQ; encoded by the coding sequence ATGGCCCTGAGCGACCCCATCGCCGACATGCTCACGCGAATCCGCAACGGTCTGCGCGGACGCAAGAAGACCGTGATGTGCCTCAATTCCAAGGTGAATCGAGGGATCGCGGATGTCCTGCGCGACGAGGGCTATATCGAGGGCTACGAGGCCGTCGAGGACGCCACCGGGCAGGGCCAGATCCGCGTGAAGCTGAAGTACGGCCCCACCGGCGAGACGGTGCTGAACTCGCTCACCCGCGAGTCCAAGCCCGGTCGCCGCGTCTACAAGGGCGTCGACGACCTGCCCCGCCCGCTGCAGGGCCTGGGCATCTGCATCGTGAGCACCTCGCGCGGCGTGATGTCCGATCGCAAGTGCCGCCAGGAGCGCGTGGGCGGCGAGGTCCTCTGCGTCGTCCAGTAA
- a CDS encoding type Z 30S ribosomal protein S14, whose protein sequence is MATKAQMIKANKTPKFSTRLVRRCQITGRARGVYRKFRVSRIMLRKLALEGKIPGMRKSSW, encoded by the coding sequence ATGGCCACCAAGGCGCAGATGATCAAGGCCAACAAGACCCCGAAGTTCTCGACGCGTCTCGTTCGACGCTGTCAGATCACCGGGCGTGCTCGTGGCGTCTACCGCAAGTTCCGCGTCAGCCGCATCATGCTCCGCAAGCTCGCCCTCGAGGGCAAGATCCCCGGCATGCGCAAGTCCAGCTGGTAA
- the rplE gene encoding 50S ribosomal protein L5, with product MAKTKGTHKGAATEADTGPAQPPRLRELYKSTVREAAMKEFGIDNPMALPEVDKVVINVNMGRHLDGIKLPAHVRAQVLETLTVISGQKPVVVKAKKSVANFKVREGSETAAMVTLRRDRMWHFLDRYINLAVPRIKDFRGVPDKAFDKGGNYAMGVTEQAVFPEVDMAKANFTHGMNINICFKNSDPKKSRFILEQLGMPFRKPDERR from the coding sequence ATGGCCAAGACGAAAGGCACACACAAGGGCGCAGCCACCGAGGCCGACACCGGTCCGGCCCAGCCCCCGCGCCTGCGCGAACTCTACAAGAGCACGGTCCGTGAGGCCGCGATGAAGGAGTTCGGCATCGACAACCCGATGGCGCTCCCCGAGGTCGACAAGGTCGTGATCAACGTCAACATGGGTCGCCACCTCGACGGCATCAAGTTGCCGGCCCACGTGCGAGCCCAGGTCCTCGAGACCCTCACGGTGATCTCGGGCCAGAAGCCCGTCGTCGTGAAGGCCAAGAAGTCCGTCGCGAACTTCAAGGTCCGCGAGGGCTCCGAGACCGCCGCGATGGTCACCCTCCGTCGCGATCGCATGTGGCACTTCCTCGACCGCTACATCAACCTCGCGGTGCCCCGCATCAAGGACTTCCGCGGCGTGCCGGACAAGGCCTTCGACAAGGGCGGCAACTACGCGATGGGCGTGACCGAGCAGGCGGTGTTCCCCGAGGTCGACATGGCCAAGGCGAACTTCACGCACGGCATGAACATCAACATCTGCTTCAAGAACTCCGACCCCAAGAAGAGCCGTTTCATCCTCGAGCAGCTCGGCATGCCCTTCCGCAAGCCCGACGAGCGGCGCTGA
- the rplX gene encoding 50S ribosomal protein L24, whose protein sequence is MPRHVRKGDNVIVTAGNFRGAVGEIVRVDGDNERVFVKFPNAVYDGVKRKPLVKTLKPTRVNPQGGQVALDRSFHLSNVSPVVDGKASRVRFPVKNDGSKARVAVKSGKELSLVRGPKARAPKKA, encoded by the coding sequence ATGCCACGCCACGTCCGTAAAGGCGACAATGTCATCGTCACTGCCGGCAACTTCCGCGGCGCGGTCGGCGAGATCGTCCGCGTCGACGGCGACAACGAGCGCGTCTTCGTGAAGTTCCCGAACGCCGTCTACGACGGCGTGAAGCGCAAGCCCCTGGTCAAGACGCTCAAGCCCACGCGCGTCAACCCCCAGGGCGGGCAGGTCGCGCTCGACCGCAGCTTCCACCTCTCCAACGTCTCCCCGGTCGTCGACGGGAAGGCCTCGCGAGTCCGCTTCCCCGTCAAGAACGACGGGAGCAAGGCCCGCGTCGCCGTCAAGAGCGGCAAAGAGCTCTCCCTCGTCCGCGGCCCCAAGGCCCGGGCCCCCAAGAAGGCCTGA
- the rplN gene encoding 50S ribosomal protein L14, with amino-acid sequence MIQAETRCEVADNSGAKIAYVIRVLGGSTGKGQFTRRTAGVGDRVVCSVKKAIPGADVKAGDVVKAVVVRTSYPTKREDGSYVRFDENAVVLINADGNPRGTRIFGAVARELRERNYMKIVSLATEVV; translated from the coding sequence ATGATCCAGGCAGAAACCAGGTGTGAGGTCGCGGATAACTCCGGCGCGAAGATCGCGTACGTGATCCGCGTGCTGGGCGGCTCGACCGGCAAGGGCCAGTTCACGCGGCGCACCGCCGGCGTGGGCGACCGCGTCGTGTGCTCGGTCAAGAAGGCCATCCCCGGCGCCGACGTGAAGGCCGGCGACGTGGTCAAGGCCGTCGTGGTGCGGACCTCGTACCCCACCAAGCGCGAGGACGGCTCGTATGTCCGCTTCGACGAGAACGCGGTCGTCCTTATCAACGCCGACGGGAACCCTCGCGGGACGCGCATCTTCGGCGCCGTCGCCCGCGAGCTCCGCGAGCGCAACTATATGAAGATCGTGTCCCTCGCGACGGAGGTTGTCTGA
- the rpsQ gene encoding 30S ribosomal protein S17, protein MSAAQANNTGANESGKTVGAHIGIVDSDRNAKTRRVVIEYMAKHPKYGKYVRHRTGLQVHDENNESRLGDRVEIVPCRRMSKSKSWRIARIVERAPQE, encoded by the coding sequence ATGAGCGCAGCGCAGGCGAACAACACGGGCGCGAACGAGTCCGGCAAGACCGTCGGCGCGCACATCGGCATCGTCGACTCGGACCGCAACGCGAAGACCCGTCGCGTCGTGATCGAGTACATGGCGAAGCACCCCAAGTACGGCAAGTACGTGCGTCATCGCACGGGCCTGCAGGTGCACGACGAGAACAACGAGTCCCGCCTCGGGGACCGCGTCGAGATCGTGCCCTGCCGGCGCATGAGCAAGTCCAAGAGTTGGCGGATCGCCCGCATCGTCGAGCGCGCCCCGCAAGAGTAA
- the rpmC gene encoding 50S ribosomal protein L29, translated as MAKKNSELVAEVHKMKDAEIGIELKRLRERLYELRTQSVTEKIEDPSQFTKVRRQIARILTEENARKQKKATA; from the coding sequence ATGGCCAAGAAGAACAGCGAGCTTGTGGCTGAAGTCCACAAGATGAAAGACGCCGAGATCGGCATCGAGCTCAAGCGACTCCGCGAGCGCCTCTACGAGCTGCGCACGCAGTCGGTGACCGAGAAGATCGAGGACCCCTCCCAGTTCACGAAGGTCCGGCGCCAGATCGCCCGGATCCTCACCGAAGAGAACGCCAGGAAGCAGAAGAAGGCGACGGCATGA
- the rplP gene encoding 50S ribosomal protein L16, translated as MPRMPKRVKFRKEMRRVRDRKATKGNYVAFGDFGLQSLEGVWLTARQLEAGRIAAQHFLKREGQMYIRVFPDKPISKKPLETRMGKGKADVEYWAARVKPGTVLYEIGGVPESIAKQALVRVAMKMPVKCRFVTRRVSA; from the coding sequence ATGCCCCGGATGCCGAAGAGAGTCAAGTTCCGCAAGGAGATGCGTCGCGTCCGCGACCGCAAGGCGACGAAGGGCAACTATGTCGCCTTCGGAGACTTCGGTCTGCAGTCCCTCGAGGGCGTGTGGCTCACCGCGCGTCAGCTGGAGGCGGGACGAATCGCGGCCCAGCACTTCCTGAAGCGCGAAGGCCAGATGTACATCCGCGTGTTCCCCGACAAGCCCATCTCCAAGAAGCCCCTCGAGACCCGAATGGGCAAGGGCAAGGCGGACGTGGAGTACTGGGCGGCGCGCGTGAAGCCCGGCACGGTCCTGTACGAGATCGGCGGGGTGCCCGAGAGCATCGCGAAGCAGGCGCTGGTGCGCGTCGCGATGAAGATGCCCGTCAAGTGCCGCTTCGTGACGCGGCGAGTGAGCGCCTGA
- the rpsC gene encoding 30S ribosomal protein S3, with protein MGQKTHPYGLRVGITEPHKSRWYAPKALFGELLVEDFKIREFLDKRLNRTPPFAAVSDIDIERTREELKIIVKTARPGLVIGPKGAEVERLTEELQYMTGRKVSINILEIKNPDINAQLISEGIAEQLKKRASFRRIVKMRAEAALQSGAKGVRIRISGRLGGAEMSRVLDVRLGSLPLSTLQARIDYGFSESLTTAGQIGVKVWVYTGLYGETIEIPEVDSRAAGARPRARGRR; from the coding sequence ATGGGACAGAAAACCCACCCCTACGGCCTGCGAGTCGGCATCACCGAGCCCCACAAGAGCCGCTGGTACGCGCCCAAGGCGCTGTTCGGCGAGCTCCTGGTCGAGGACTTCAAGATCCGCGAGTTCCTCGATAAGCGCCTGAACCGCACGCCCCCGTTCGCGGCGGTGTCGGACATCGACATCGAGCGCACCCGCGAAGAGCTCAAGATCATCGTGAAGACGGCTCGCCCCGGCCTGGTCATCGGGCCCAAGGGCGCCGAGGTCGAGCGTCTGACCGAAGAGCTGCAGTACATGACGGGTCGCAAGGTCTCGATCAACATCCTCGAGATCAAGAACCCCGACATCAACGCGCAGCTCATCTCCGAGGGCATCGCCGAGCAGCTCAAGAAGCGCGCTTCGTTCCGTCGCATCGTCAAGATGCGCGCCGAGGCGGCGCTCCAGAGCGGGGCCAAGGGCGTTCGCATCCGCATCTCCGGTCGCCTCGGCGGCGCCGAGATGTCGCGCGTGCTGGATGTCCGCCTTGGCTCGCTGCCCCTGTCCACCCTCCAGGCCCGCATCGACTACGGGTTCTCCGAGTCGCTGACGACCGCCGGCCAGATCGGCGTGAAGGTCTGGGTCTACACCGGTCTGTACGGCGAGACGATCGAGATCCCCGAGGTCGACTCCCGCGCCGCGGGCGCCCGTCCTCGCGCCCGAGGTCGTCGCTGA
- the rplV gene encoding 50S ribosomal protein L22 — protein MSHRDAHSAVNNWLAGRNHPRCRVAHVQAIAQAVGAEPTEFVRFTSQGRFVRGSARKARLVADMIRGMPVEKALSALRFNPKRAAVDVRKTLTAAIADAEQANADVGALVVAESRVDGGPIIKRFHPKDRGRAHTIRKRISHIVVGVEQK, from the coding sequence ATGAGCCATCGCGACGCGCACTCCGCCGTCAACAACTGGCTCGCCGGGCGCAACCACCCGCGATGCCGCGTGGCCCACGTGCAGGCGATCGCGCAGGCGGTCGGCGCCGAGCCCACCGAGTTCGTGCGCTTCACGAGCCAGGGACGCTTCGTCCGCGGCTCGGCGCGCAAGGCCCGGCTCGTCGCGGACATGATCCGCGGGATGCCGGTCGAGAAGGCCCTCTCGGCGCTGCGGTTCAACCCCAAGCGCGCCGCGGTGGATGTCCGCAAGACCCTCACCGCCGCCATCGCCGACGCCGAGCAGGCCAACGCCGATGTCGGCGCGCTGGTCGTCGCCGAGTCGCGCGTCGACGGCGGGCCGATCATCAAGCGCTTCCACCCCAAGGATCGCGGCCGGGCCCACACCATCCGCAAGCGCATCTCGCACATCGTCGTCGGAGTGGAGCAGAAGTAA